Proteins co-encoded in one Arachis hypogaea cultivar Tifrunner chromosome 13, arahy.Tifrunner.gnm2.J5K5, whole genome shotgun sequence genomic window:
- the LOC112791808 gene encoding probable xyloglucan endotransglucosylase/hydrolase protein 33 — protein MALIWQLKLLFSPLLIILLANVVSSRTRPFTAPTVTPLTNSFPRVPIDPNFSNAFGASNIKLLANGTMATLALDKLSGSGLVSKSSYYYGFFSAAIKLPAGISSGVVVAFYLSNADKFPHNHDEIDIELLGHDKRNDWVIQTNVYANGSVSTGREEKFYFWFDPTKQYHYYSILWNSYHTVFLVDNIPVREFIHGSVFPSKPMSVYATIWDGSEWATHGGKYPVDYKYAPFVVSFSEMQLAGCTSDPLACSKSTPSSGVDPVNGPQFTKLSPQQMAALDWARKKLMFYSYCTDKNRYKVMPPECH, from the exons ATGGCACTAATTTGGCAACTCAAGCTTCTCTTCTCACCTCTCTTAATAATCTTATTAGCAAACGTGGTTTCTTCACGCACTAGGCCCTTCACAGCTCCAACTGTGACACCCTTGACTAATTCCTTCCCTCGTGTCCCAATTGATCCTAATTTTTCTAATGCTTTTGGGGCCtccaatatcaagcttcttgctAATGGGACCATGGCCACTCTGGCTCTCGACAAACTCTCAG GCTCCGGATTAGTGTCCAAAAGCAGTTACTACTATGGATTCTTCAGTGCTGCAATCAAATTACCAGCTGGTATATCATCTGGAGTTGTAGTTGCCTTCTAT TTGTCTAATGCAGATAAATTCCCTCATAACCATGATGAGATTGATATCGAACTTCTTGGGCATGACAAGAGGAACGATTGGGTTATCCAAACAAATGTGTATGCCAATGGAAGCGTGAGCACTGGAAGAGAAGAAAAGTTCTACTTCTGGTTCGACCCGACAAAGCAGTACCATTACTATAGCATCTTGTGGAACAGTTATCATACAGT gTTCCTAGTGGACAACATTCCAGTGAGGGAATTCATACACGGGTCTGTTTTCCCATCAAAACCGATGTCGGTGTATGCAACAATATGGGATGGTTCAGAATGGGCCACACATGGTGGAAAATACCCTGTTGATTACAAGTATGCACCATTTGTTGTTTCATTCTCAGAGATGCAACTCgctggctgcacttctgatccaTTAGCATGCTCTAAATCCACCCCTTCTTCTGGTGTAGACCCTGTTAATGGACCTCAATTTACCAAGCTATCCCCACAACAGATGGCAGCACTTGATTGGGCTAGAAAGAAGCTCATGTTTTACTCCTATTGTACTGACAAGAACAGATATAAAGTCATGCCACCAGAATGCCACTaa